The following coding sequences lie in one Syngnathoides biaculeatus isolate LvHL_M chromosome 16, ASM1980259v1, whole genome shotgun sequence genomic window:
- the mvp gene encoding major vault protein isoform X1, which produces MSKKPGSRPCETEVQVDPSIIRIPPHHYIHVLDQNSNIARVEIGPQTYYRQDNERVLFAPVRMIMVPPRHYCVVVNPVACDDNGRVLFDGSGQAKLRHADLEIRLTRDPFPLHPGEEIQQDVTPLQVVYPNTALRLQALLDFLDGGEKRVAGDEWLFEGPGTYIPRKEAVVLETIKATVIGENQAIRLRAHKEGVDRGGVRRVTGEEWLVSKVGAYLPGAHEEVVDVVNAFILTDKKALHVRALRPFRDAGGHDRRTGEEWLVTLDDREAHVPSVAEEVVGVVDVTTLSTRQYCVILDPVGPDGKPQLGQKRVIKGERSFFLQPGERLEQGIQDVFVLSEEEGLLLRAIEAFTDTQEDAVLVLPQRPKRKHAAERQEAEPEQEEEEEQERSKRRRHGAVLRRPGDRWMLRGPIEYVPPSQVEVVLRRQAIPLDENEGIYVRDIKSGKVRAVIGQTYMLTQDEELWPKELPANVEALLASPRDPLADRSDHRSPSEEAAPGQRDKTLVVSFRVPHNAAVQVYDYREKRARVVFGPERVMLGPDEQFTVLSLSGDRPKRGNVIKAVCLLLGPDFFTDIITIETADHARLQLQLSYNWHFDVKPPVDPAEAAALFSVPDFVGDACKAIASRVRGAVASVQFDDFHKNSNRIICSAVFGFDEKLAVRPALRFHQNRLVISSVDIQSVEPVDQRTRDALQKSVQLAIEITTNSQEAAARHEAERLEQEARGKLERQKITDQAEAERARKELLELEALSAAVESTGAAKAEAQSRAEAARIQGEAAVHEAKLKVEAQRIEAEAELERLAKARQQELSYRKQMDQLEVEKQERLANIESERFRQLVGSLGSDTLAEMARAGPELQVKMLQALGLKSTLITDGSSPINLFATANGLLGALPSPAQ; this is translated from the exons ATGTCCAAGAAGCCGGGAAGTCGCCCGTGCGAGACGGAGGTCCAGGTGGACCCGTCCATCATCCGGATCCCGCCTCACCACTACATCCACGTGCTGGACCAGAACAGCAACATCGCCCGCGTGGAGATCGGACCGCAGACTTACTACCGCCAGGACAACGAAAG GGTTCTGTTCGCCCCGGTGCGAATGATCATGGTGCCCCCGCGCCACTACTGCGTGGTGGTCAACCCGGTCGCCTGCGACGACAACGGCCGGGTTCTGTTCGACGGTTCGGGCCAGGCAAAGCTGAGGCACGCGGACCTTGAGATCCGCCTCACCAGGGATCCGTTCCCCCTTCACCCCGGAGAGGAGATCCAGCAG GATGTGACCCCCCTGCAGGTGGTGTACCCCAACACGGCGCTCCGCCTGCAGGCGCTACTCGACTTCCTGGACGGCGGAGAAAAGCGCGTGGCGGGAGACGAGTGGCTCTTTGAGGGGCCCG GCACGTACATCCCAAGGAAGGAGGCCGTTGTCCTGGAGACCATCAAGGCCACGGTGATCGGTGAGAACCAGGCCATACGGCTGCGGGCGCACAAAGAGGGCGTCGACCGCGGGGGCGTACGCCGTGTCACAG GTGAGGAGTGGTTGGTGAGCAAGGTGGGCGCGTACCTGCCGGGCGCCCACGAAGAAGTCGTCGACGTCGTCAACGCCTTCATCCTGACGGACAAG AAAGCACTGCACGTGCGCGCCCTTCGACCTTTTCGCGACGCGGGGGGTCACGACCGTCGCACCGGCGAAGAGTGGCTGGTGACCCTCGACGATCGCGAGGCTCATGTGCCGTCGGTGGCAGAGGAAGTGGTGGGGGTGGTTGACGTCACCACGCTCAGCACGCGCCAGTATTGCGTCATCCTGGACCCGGTCGGACCCGACGGGAAACCTCAGCTGGGCCAGAAGAGGGTGATCAAG GGGGAGCGCTCATTCTTCCTCCAGCCCGGAGAGCGGCTGGAGCAAGGAATTCAGGATGTCTTTGTGCTGTCCGAAGAAGAAGGACTGCTGCTGCGCGCCATCGAGGCCTTCACAGACACCCAGGAG GACGCCGTCTTGGTTTTGCCTCAAAGACCAAAACGCAAACATGCTGCTGAG CGCCAGGAGGCGGAGCCTgagcaggaagaggaggaggagcaggagcgTAGCAAGCGTCGGCGTCACGGCGCCGTCCTACGTCGCCCTGGCGACCGCTGGATGCTCCGTGGACCCATCGAGTATGTGCCCCCCTCCCAGGTGGAAGTCGTGCTCAGGCGCCAGGCCATCCCGCTGGATGAGAACGAGGGGATCTACGTGAGGGACATCAAGAGCGGGAAG GTGCGGGCTGTGATCGGTCAGACGTACATGCTGACCCAGGACGAGGAGCTCTGGCCCAAGGAGCTCCCCGCCAACGTGGAGGCCCTGCTGGCATCCCCCCGAGACCCCCTGGCCGACCGCTCCGACCACCGGAGCCCGAGCGAGGAGGCGGCCCCCGGACAGCGGGACAAGACGCTGGTGGTCTCCTTCAGGGTCCCGCACAACGCGGCCGTCCAGGTCTACGACTACCGTGAGAAGAGGGCCCGGGTGGTCTTCGGGCCCGAGCGGGTCATGCTGGGCCCCGACGAGCAGTTTACCGTGCTGTCGCTCTCCGGCGACCGGCCCAAACGGGGAAACGTCATCAAGGCCGTCTGCCTGCTGCTCGGACCCGACTTCTTCACGGACATCATCACCATCGAGACCGCCGACCACGCCCGCCTGCAGCTGCAGCTCTCCTACAACTG GCACTTTGACGTCAAGCCCCCCGTGGACCCGGCGGAGGCCGCCGCCCTCTTCTCGGTGCCAGACTTTGTGGGCGACGCCTGCAAGGCCATCGCGTCGCGGGTTCGAGGCGCCGTCGCCTCCGTGCAGTTTGACGACTTCCACAAG AACTCCAACCGCATCATCTGCTCGGCCGTGTTCGGCTTCGACGAGAAGCTGGCGGTGCGGCCCGCTCTCCGCTTCCACCAGAACCGCCTGGTCATCAGCAGCGTGGACATCCAGTCGGTGGAACCCGTGGACCAGCGCACGCGAGACGCCCTGCAGAAAAGCGTTCAGCTCGCCATCGAGATCACCACCAACTCCCAGGAGGCCGCCGCCAG ACACGAAGCCGAGCGTCTGGAGCAGGAAGCTCGCGGGAAGCTGGAGCGGCAAAAGATCACCGACCAGGCGGAGGCCGAGCGGGCCAGGAAGGAGCTCCTGGAACTGGAGGCCCTCAG CGCCGCCGTGGAGAGCACCGGCGCCGCCAAGGCCGAAGCGCAGTCCCGCGCCGAGGCGGCCCGCATCCAGGGCGAGGCGGCGGTCCACGAGGCCAAGCTGAAGGTCGAGGCTCAACGCATTGAGGCG gaGGCCGAGCTGGAGCGGCTGGCCAAAGCTCGCCAGCAGGAGCTGAGCTACAGGAAGCAGATGGACCAGCTGGAGGTGGAGAAGCAGGAGCGTCTCGCCAACATCGAGAGCGAGCGCTTCCGCCAGCTCGTCGGCAGCCTGGGCAGCGACACGCTGGCGGAGATGGCGCGCGCCGGACCCGAGCTGCAG GTGAAAATGCTTCAAGCGCTCGGCCTCAAGTCCACGCTCATCACGGACGGCTCCTCCCCCATCAACCTCTTCGCCACCGCCAACGGCCTGCTGGGGGCGCTCCCCTCGCCTGCCCAGTGA
- the mvp gene encoding major vault protein isoform X2: MSKKPGSRPCETEVQVDPSIIRIPPHHYIHVLDQNSNIARVEIGPQTYYRQDNERVLFAPVRMIMVPPRHYCVVVNPVACDDNGRVLFDGSGQAKLRHADLEIRLTRDPFPLHPGEEIQQDVTPLQVVYPNTALRLQALLDFLDGGEKRVAGDEWLFEGPGTYIPRKEAVVLETIKATVIGENQAIRLRAHKEGVDRGGVRRVTGEEWLVSKVGAYLPGAHEEVVDVVNAFILTDKKALHVRALRPFRDAGGHDRRTGEEWLVTLDDREAHVPSVAEEVVGVVDVTTLSTRQYCVILDPVGPDGKPQLGQKRVIKGERSFFLQPGERLEQGIQDVFVLSEEEGLLLRAIEAFTDTQERQEAEPEQEEEEEQERSKRRRHGAVLRRPGDRWMLRGPIEYVPPSQVEVVLRRQAIPLDENEGIYVRDIKSGKVRAVIGQTYMLTQDEELWPKELPANVEALLASPRDPLADRSDHRSPSEEAAPGQRDKTLVVSFRVPHNAAVQVYDYREKRARVVFGPERVMLGPDEQFTVLSLSGDRPKRGNVIKAVCLLLGPDFFTDIITIETADHARLQLQLSYNWHFDVKPPVDPAEAAALFSVPDFVGDACKAIASRVRGAVASVQFDDFHKNSNRIICSAVFGFDEKLAVRPALRFHQNRLVISSVDIQSVEPVDQRTRDALQKSVQLAIEITTNSQEAAARHEAERLEQEARGKLERQKITDQAEAERARKELLELEALSAAVESTGAAKAEAQSRAEAARIQGEAAVHEAKLKVEAQRIEAEAELERLAKARQQELSYRKQMDQLEVEKQERLANIESERFRQLVGSLGSDTLAEMARAGPELQVKMLQALGLKSTLITDGSSPINLFATANGLLGALPSPAQ, translated from the exons ATGTCCAAGAAGCCGGGAAGTCGCCCGTGCGAGACGGAGGTCCAGGTGGACCCGTCCATCATCCGGATCCCGCCTCACCACTACATCCACGTGCTGGACCAGAACAGCAACATCGCCCGCGTGGAGATCGGACCGCAGACTTACTACCGCCAGGACAACGAAAG GGTTCTGTTCGCCCCGGTGCGAATGATCATGGTGCCCCCGCGCCACTACTGCGTGGTGGTCAACCCGGTCGCCTGCGACGACAACGGCCGGGTTCTGTTCGACGGTTCGGGCCAGGCAAAGCTGAGGCACGCGGACCTTGAGATCCGCCTCACCAGGGATCCGTTCCCCCTTCACCCCGGAGAGGAGATCCAGCAG GATGTGACCCCCCTGCAGGTGGTGTACCCCAACACGGCGCTCCGCCTGCAGGCGCTACTCGACTTCCTGGACGGCGGAGAAAAGCGCGTGGCGGGAGACGAGTGGCTCTTTGAGGGGCCCG GCACGTACATCCCAAGGAAGGAGGCCGTTGTCCTGGAGACCATCAAGGCCACGGTGATCGGTGAGAACCAGGCCATACGGCTGCGGGCGCACAAAGAGGGCGTCGACCGCGGGGGCGTACGCCGTGTCACAG GTGAGGAGTGGTTGGTGAGCAAGGTGGGCGCGTACCTGCCGGGCGCCCACGAAGAAGTCGTCGACGTCGTCAACGCCTTCATCCTGACGGACAAG AAAGCACTGCACGTGCGCGCCCTTCGACCTTTTCGCGACGCGGGGGGTCACGACCGTCGCACCGGCGAAGAGTGGCTGGTGACCCTCGACGATCGCGAGGCTCATGTGCCGTCGGTGGCAGAGGAAGTGGTGGGGGTGGTTGACGTCACCACGCTCAGCACGCGCCAGTATTGCGTCATCCTGGACCCGGTCGGACCCGACGGGAAACCTCAGCTGGGCCAGAAGAGGGTGATCAAG GGGGAGCGCTCATTCTTCCTCCAGCCCGGAGAGCGGCTGGAGCAAGGAATTCAGGATGTCTTTGTGCTGTCCGAAGAAGAAGGACTGCTGCTGCGCGCCATCGAGGCCTTCACAGACACCCAGGAG CGCCAGGAGGCGGAGCCTgagcaggaagaggaggaggagcaggagcgTAGCAAGCGTCGGCGTCACGGCGCCGTCCTACGTCGCCCTGGCGACCGCTGGATGCTCCGTGGACCCATCGAGTATGTGCCCCCCTCCCAGGTGGAAGTCGTGCTCAGGCGCCAGGCCATCCCGCTGGATGAGAACGAGGGGATCTACGTGAGGGACATCAAGAGCGGGAAG GTGCGGGCTGTGATCGGTCAGACGTACATGCTGACCCAGGACGAGGAGCTCTGGCCCAAGGAGCTCCCCGCCAACGTGGAGGCCCTGCTGGCATCCCCCCGAGACCCCCTGGCCGACCGCTCCGACCACCGGAGCCCGAGCGAGGAGGCGGCCCCCGGACAGCGGGACAAGACGCTGGTGGTCTCCTTCAGGGTCCCGCACAACGCGGCCGTCCAGGTCTACGACTACCGTGAGAAGAGGGCCCGGGTGGTCTTCGGGCCCGAGCGGGTCATGCTGGGCCCCGACGAGCAGTTTACCGTGCTGTCGCTCTCCGGCGACCGGCCCAAACGGGGAAACGTCATCAAGGCCGTCTGCCTGCTGCTCGGACCCGACTTCTTCACGGACATCATCACCATCGAGACCGCCGACCACGCCCGCCTGCAGCTGCAGCTCTCCTACAACTG GCACTTTGACGTCAAGCCCCCCGTGGACCCGGCGGAGGCCGCCGCCCTCTTCTCGGTGCCAGACTTTGTGGGCGACGCCTGCAAGGCCATCGCGTCGCGGGTTCGAGGCGCCGTCGCCTCCGTGCAGTTTGACGACTTCCACAAG AACTCCAACCGCATCATCTGCTCGGCCGTGTTCGGCTTCGACGAGAAGCTGGCGGTGCGGCCCGCTCTCCGCTTCCACCAGAACCGCCTGGTCATCAGCAGCGTGGACATCCAGTCGGTGGAACCCGTGGACCAGCGCACGCGAGACGCCCTGCAGAAAAGCGTTCAGCTCGCCATCGAGATCACCACCAACTCCCAGGAGGCCGCCGCCAG ACACGAAGCCGAGCGTCTGGAGCAGGAAGCTCGCGGGAAGCTGGAGCGGCAAAAGATCACCGACCAGGCGGAGGCCGAGCGGGCCAGGAAGGAGCTCCTGGAACTGGAGGCCCTCAG CGCCGCCGTGGAGAGCACCGGCGCCGCCAAGGCCGAAGCGCAGTCCCGCGCCGAGGCGGCCCGCATCCAGGGCGAGGCGGCGGTCCACGAGGCCAAGCTGAAGGTCGAGGCTCAACGCATTGAGGCG gaGGCCGAGCTGGAGCGGCTGGCCAAAGCTCGCCAGCAGGAGCTGAGCTACAGGAAGCAGATGGACCAGCTGGAGGTGGAGAAGCAGGAGCGTCTCGCCAACATCGAGAGCGAGCGCTTCCGCCAGCTCGTCGGCAGCCTGGGCAGCGACACGCTGGCGGAGATGGCGCGCGCCGGACCCGAGCTGCAG GTGAAAATGCTTCAAGCGCTCGGCCTCAAGTCCACGCTCATCACGGACGGCTCCTCCCCCATCAACCTCTTCGCCACCGCCAACGGCCTGCTGGGGGCGCTCCCCTCGCCTGCCCAGTGA
- the LOC133514301 gene encoding proline-rich transmembrane protein 2 isoform X3: MDESQRALGGHDERPAATSHSGDGARPGPASGTAEHLAVSGVTGNGAGPAPADAPPGPAKGGQANGRPRSSSASLGSPRPSLGRRPSALTEIPEGAAEESKPPDFLMLAILSCFCPLWPINIVALTFSVMSRNSLQQGNVDGARRLGRNAMILSVVSILGGVAIIAAAIALNRELILKSG; this comes from the exons ATGGATGAGTCGCAACGCGCGCTAGGCGGACACGACGAGCGCCCGGCGGCGACGAGCCATTCGGGTGACGGCGCACGACCGGGCCCGGCCTCGGGAACCGCGGAGCACCTGGCAGTGAGCGGCGTGACCG GCAACGGCGCGGGGCCCGCGCCGGCCGACGCCCCTCCCGGCCCAGCCAAAGGGGGTCAGGCCAacgggcgtcctcgttccagtTCCGCGTCGCTCGGCTCCCCGCGGCCGTCGCTCGGGCGCCGGCCCAGCGCCTTGACGGAGATTCCCGAGGGTGCGGCCGAAGAGTCCAAACCTCCGGACTTCCTGATGCTGGCCATCCTGTCCTGCTTCTGCCCGCTGTGGCCCATCAACATTGTGGCCCTCACCTTCTCCGTCATG TCTCGCAACAGCTTGCAGCAGGGGAACGTGGACGGCGCCCGCCGTTTGGGCCGCAATGCCATGATCCTCTCCGTGGTGTCCATCTTGGGAGGCGTCGCCATCATCGCGGCCGCCATCGCACTCAACCGCGAAC TGATTTTGAAATCTGGATAA
- the LOC133514301 gene encoding trafficking regulator of GLUT4 1 isoform X2 codes for MDESQRALGGHDERPAATSHSGDGARPGPASGTAEHLAVSGVTGNGAGPAPADAPPGPAKGGQANGRPRSSSASLGSPRPSLGRRPSALTEIPEGAAEESKPPDFLMLAILSCFCPLWPINIVALTFSVMSRNSLQQGNVDGARRLGRNAMILSVVSILGGVAIIAAAIALNRERKKRNLRLRSKPYRASAIWSAVGKLRSEARGQNTAHRVVSRGPPPKQIRISFIGQVCNNAQGICLRQSALPPASRSQQRTRDVQSLLHPEHLRVVRKSPPATDDKLIFVAGHVVLRVSLR; via the exons ATGGATGAGTCGCAACGCGCGCTAGGCGGACACGACGAGCGCCCGGCGGCGACGAGCCATTCGGGTGACGGCGCACGACCGGGCCCGGCCTCGGGAACCGCGGAGCACCTGGCAGTGAGCGGCGTGACCG GCAACGGCGCGGGGCCCGCGCCGGCCGACGCCCCTCCCGGCCCAGCCAAAGGGGGTCAGGCCAacgggcgtcctcgttccagtTCCGCGTCGCTCGGCTCCCCGCGGCCGTCGCTCGGGCGCCGGCCCAGCGCCTTGACGGAGATTCCCGAGGGTGCGGCCGAAGAGTCCAAACCTCCGGACTTCCTGATGCTGGCCATCCTGTCCTGCTTCTGCCCGCTGTGGCCCATCAACATTGTGGCCCTCACCTTCTCCGTCATG TCTCGCAACAGCTTGCAGCAGGGGAACGTGGACGGCGCCCGCCGTTTGGGCCGCAATGCCATGATCCTCTCCGTGGTGTCCATCTTGGGAGGCGTCGCCATCATCGCGGCCGCCATCGCACTCAACCGCGAACGTAAGAAGCGCAATCTACGGCTGCGTTCCAAACCGTATCGAGCCTCGGCCATTTGGAGCGCCGTCGGAAAGCTTAGATCCGAGGCCCGGGGACAAAATACGGCCCACCGCGTCGTTTCACGTGGTCCCCCCCCAAagcaaatcagaatcagctttattggccaagtgtgtaacaacgcacaaggaatttgtctccggcagtcggcgcTGCCCCCGGCATCACGttcacaacaaagaacaagagacgttCAGAGTCTTCTTCATCCAGAGCACTTGAGAGTGGTTAGG AAGTCCCCACCTGCGACTGAcgacaaactcatttttgtcgcgggccacgttgtgcTTCGAGTTTCCCTTCGAtga
- the LOC133514301 gene encoding trafficking regulator of GLUT4 1 isoform X1, with translation MDESQRALGGHDERPAATSHSGDGARPGPASGTAEHLAVSGVTGNGAGPAPADAPPGPAKGGQANGRPRSSSASLGSPRPSLGRRPSALTEIPEGAAEESKPPDFLMLAILSCFCPLWPINIVALTFSVMSRNSLQQGNVDGARRLGRNAMILSVVSILGGVAIIAAAIALNRERKKRNLRLRSKPYRASAIWSAVGKLRSEARGQNTAHRVVSRGPPPKQIRISFIGQVCNNAQGICLRQSALPPASRSQQRTRDVQSLLHPEHLRVVRVSPLLQPFQHIFITHTHRNDNNNHTRVILYIL, from the exons ATGGATGAGTCGCAACGCGCGCTAGGCGGACACGACGAGCGCCCGGCGGCGACGAGCCATTCGGGTGACGGCGCACGACCGGGCCCGGCCTCGGGAACCGCGGAGCACCTGGCAGTGAGCGGCGTGACCG GCAACGGCGCGGGGCCCGCGCCGGCCGACGCCCCTCCCGGCCCAGCCAAAGGGGGTCAGGCCAacgggcgtcctcgttccagtTCCGCGTCGCTCGGCTCCCCGCGGCCGTCGCTCGGGCGCCGGCCCAGCGCCTTGACGGAGATTCCCGAGGGTGCGGCCGAAGAGTCCAAACCTCCGGACTTCCTGATGCTGGCCATCCTGTCCTGCTTCTGCCCGCTGTGGCCCATCAACATTGTGGCCCTCACCTTCTCCGTCATG TCTCGCAACAGCTTGCAGCAGGGGAACGTGGACGGCGCCCGCCGTTTGGGCCGCAATGCCATGATCCTCTCCGTGGTGTCCATCTTGGGAGGCGTCGCCATCATCGCGGCCGCCATCGCACTCAACCGCGAACGTAAGAAGCGCAATCTACGGCTGCGTTCCAAACCGTATCGAGCCTCGGCCATTTGGAGCGCCGTCGGAAAGCTTAGATCCGAGGCCCGGGGACAAAATACGGCCCACCGCGTCGTTTCACGTGGTCCCCCCCCAAagcaaatcagaatcagctttattggccaagtgtgtaacaacgcacaaggaatttgtctccggcagtcggcgcTGCCCCCGGCATCACGttcacaacaaagaacaagagacgttCAGAGTCTTCTTCATCCAGAGCACTTGAGAGTGGTTAGGGTGAGCCCTCTTTTGCAGCCCTTTCAGCACATtttcataacacacacacacagaaacgaTAACAACAACCACACGCGtgttattctttacattttgtaa
- the LOC133514302 gene encoding zinc finger protein 771-like isoform X1, which yields MSSKEDVLSGHLRERLAQLLRDIVGVVEDAVSQFREETLRTRLENQSLRRQLGDFLRAPDKPQARPRPPDQQLFALDRQPVCVPDGVEAPPASATERAAPPGPDDGLSEALLALPVPGLKEEPQAPPPRVIKREREESKVTPGKNCAADVRISKGGADVCATAPRETERNGHFGGGAAAAGAIVYECPRCDEIFAQAARLRLHLEQKPKSYACNWCCKSFAQSADLRRHVRTHTGERPHRCAFCAKSFSQRGNLRRHVRIHTGERPYTCAVCRRTFGDGNTLKKHACTHARHKAP from the exons ATGAGCAGCAAAGAGGACGTGCTGAGCGGTCACCTGAGGGAGCGCCTCGCGCAGCTGCTCCGCGACATCGTGGGCGTGGTGGAGGACGCGGTGAGCCAGTTCCGGGAGGAAACGCTCCGGACGCGGCTGGAGAACCAGAGCCTCAGGCGGCAGCTCGGCGACTTCCTCCGGGCGCCTGACAAGCCTCAGGCCCGGCCGCGGCCTCCCG ACCAGCAACTTTTTGCTTTGGACCGCCAGCCAGTCTGCGTCCCCGACGGCGTCGAAGCGCCCCCGGCCAGCGCGACCGAGCGAGCCGCCCCCCCCGGCCCGGACGACGGGCTTTCCGAGGCGCTTCTCGCTCTTCCGGTCCCGGGGCTCAAAGAGGAGCCGCAGGCCCCGCCCCCTCGTGTCATCAAACGCGAGCGGGAGGAGTCGAAGGTCACGCCTGGCAAAAACTGCGCGGCCGACGTGCGCATCTCGAAGGGCGGGGCCGACGTCTGCGCGACGGCGCCCCGGGAAACGGAACGAAACG GCCATTTCGgagggggggcggcggcggcgggcgccATCGTGTACGAGTGTCCCCGCTGCGACGAGATCTTCGCTCAGGCCGCCCGGCTGCGCCTCCACCTGGAGCAGAAACCCAAGAGCTACGCGTGCAACTGGTGCTGTAAGTCTTTCGCGCAGTCGGCCGACCTGCGACGCCACGTGCGCACGCACACGGGCGAGCGCCCCCACCGCTGCGCCTTCTGCGCCAAGAGCTTCAGCCAAAGGGGAAATTTGCGGCGGCACGTGCGCATCCACACGGGCGAGCGGCCGTACACTTGCGCCGTGTGTCGACGCACGTTCGGCGACGGGAACACGCTCAAGAAACACGCGTGCACTCACGCGCGCCACAAAGCGCCGTAG
- the LOC133514302 gene encoding uncharacterized protein LOC133514302 isoform X2, protein MSSKEDVLSGHLRERLAQLLRDIVGVVEDAVSQFREETLRTRLENQSLRRQLGDFLRAPDKPQARPRPPDQQLFALDRQPVCVPDGVEAPPASATERAAPPGPDDGLSEALLALPVPGLKEEPQAPPPRVIKREREESKVTPGKNCAADVRISKGGADVCATAPRETERNGHFGGGAAAAGAIVYECPRCDEIFAQAARLRLHLEQKPKSYACNWCYLGKVGKREAFGWKNIWDNSSIF, encoded by the exons ATGAGCAGCAAAGAGGACGTGCTGAGCGGTCACCTGAGGGAGCGCCTCGCGCAGCTGCTCCGCGACATCGTGGGCGTGGTGGAGGACGCGGTGAGCCAGTTCCGGGAGGAAACGCTCCGGACGCGGCTGGAGAACCAGAGCCTCAGGCGGCAGCTCGGCGACTTCCTCCGGGCGCCTGACAAGCCTCAGGCCCGGCCGCGGCCTCCCG ACCAGCAACTTTTTGCTTTGGACCGCCAGCCAGTCTGCGTCCCCGACGGCGTCGAAGCGCCCCCGGCCAGCGCGACCGAGCGAGCCGCCCCCCCCGGCCCGGACGACGGGCTTTCCGAGGCGCTTCTCGCTCTTCCGGTCCCGGGGCTCAAAGAGGAGCCGCAGGCCCCGCCCCCTCGTGTCATCAAACGCGAGCGGGAGGAGTCGAAGGTCACGCCTGGCAAAAACTGCGCGGCCGACGTGCGCATCTCGAAGGGCGGGGCCGACGTCTGCGCGACGGCGCCCCGGGAAACGGAACGAAACG GCCATTTCGgagggggggcggcggcggcgggcgccATCGTGTACGAGTGTCCCCGCTGCGACGAGATCTTCGCTCAGGCCGCCCGGCTGCGCCTCCACCTGGAGCAGAAACCCAAGAGCTACGCGTGCAACTGGTGCT ACCTGGGGAAAGTAGGGAAAAGGGAAGCttttggatggaaaaatatcTGGGATAACAGCTCTATTTtctaa